In Cicer arietinum cultivar CDC Frontier isolate Library 1 chromosome 1, Cicar.CDCFrontier_v2.0, whole genome shotgun sequence, one DNA window encodes the following:
- the LOC101505718 gene encoding uncharacterized protein isoform X1, translating into MSNTAFKVAVLGSGISGAVCASTLARNGVSVTLFDSARGPGGRMSQRREKTEDGKELHFDHGAPFFSVSKPEVVHLVQEWELRGLVAEWKEKFGSFDFQTLKFDNLEQEGLSKRFVGVPGMNSICKALCNESGVESKFGVGIGRVEWLEDEKLWSLIGVDGQNLGQFKGLVASDKNIVSTRTAEVTGRLPPLDADLKLLPELSEKLHNLPVRPCFAVMLAFAEPLSSIPVKGFSVKNSKVLRSAYCDSSKPGRSATSERWVLHSTAEYAENVIAQAGLNKPSEVTLNKVAEELFQEFQSTGANISQPFFKRAHRWGSAFPATSVAPEEKCLWDRNKRLAICGDFCVSPNVEGAIHSGLAAALRLKDISSSCL; encoded by the exons ATGAGTAACACAGCCTTCAAGGTTGCTGTCTTGGGTAGTGGAA TTTCAGGAGCAGTTTGTGCATCAACTCTTGCTAGAAATGGAGTTTCTGTTACACTCTTTGACTCAGCTAGAGGCCCTGGTGGACGCATGTCCCAAAGaag AGAGAAAACTGAAGATGGCAAGGAGCTGCATTTCGACCATGGTGCTCCGTTTTTCTCGGTTAGCAAGCCGGAAGTGGTCCATCTAGTTCAAGAATGGGAGTTGAGGGGTCTCGTAGCTGAATGGAAAGAAAAGTTTGGCTCATTTGATTTTCAAACCCTTAAATTTGACAACTTAGAGCAG GAAGGATTAAGCAAGAGATTTGTGGGTGTTCCAGGCATGAATTCTATATGCAAAGCATTATGCAACGAGAGTG GTGTGGAAAGCAAGTTTGGTGTGGGAATTGGAAGAGTTGAATGGTTGGAAGATGAGAAATTGTGGTCATTGATAGGGGTAGATGGACAAAACCTTGGTCAGTTTAAAGGACTTGTTGCATCAGATAAGAATATAGTTTCTACGAGAACCGCAGAAGTTACCGGTCGGTTGCCACCACTTG ATGCAGATCTGAAGTTGCTGCCTGAGTTGTCAGAAAAGTTGCACAATCTTCCTGTTAGGCCATGTTTCGCAGTAATGCTGGCATTTGCAGAGCCTCTATCATCG ATTCCAGTTAAAGGCTTCTCagttaaaaattctaaagttTTACGCTCGGCTTACTGTGATAGCAGCAAGCCAGGCCGTTCTGCTACAAG TGAAAGATGGGTTCTTCATTCGACAGCAGAGTATGCAGAGAATGTAATTGCTCAAGCGGGGCTCAACAAGCCCTCAGAAGTTACATTGAATAAAGTGGCTGAAGAGCTTTTCCAAGAATTTCAAAGTACAGGGGCTAACATATCACAGCCCTTTTTCAAGAGAGCTCATAGATG GGGGAGTGCATTTCCAGCTACTAGTGTTGCACCAGAGGAAAAATGTCTTTGGGACAGAAACAAGAGACTAGCCATATGTGGTGACTTTTGTGTTAGCCCTAATGTTGAAGGAGCCATACACAGTGGATTAGCAGCAGCTTTAAGGCTTAAAGATATTAGTTCTAGCTGTTTATAG
- the LOC140918949 gene encoding uncharacterized protein → MENNENVTDYFNRVQTITNQMKANGEVMTEVVIIEKILRTLTQRYDHIVVAIEESKDLDTMKLEDLQSSLEAHELRVKERDEAHTQTQALQAQISKKSNQDGVKNKKWKGKSRWHQKQDQDEEAGGSRSQQNSDNKSKKPSGKKKFDKRRVQCYNCQKYGHFADECRSKKEQRDDGEVQLAQADSFDSDEVLLMASTSMEDDCPGLWYLDTRCSNHMIGHKDWFVSIDEKVKREIRFADNSTVTDEGVGKILI, encoded by the coding sequence ATGGAGAACAATGAGAATGTGACTGACTATTTCAATCGAGTGCAGACAATCACTAATCAGATGAAAGCCAATGGAGAAGTGATGACTGAGGTTGTGATCATTGAAAAGATTTTGAGGACACTAACACAAAGATACGATCACATAGTGGTGGCtattgaagaatcaaaggacCTTGATACAATGAAGTTGGAAGATCTACAAAGCTCCCTAGAAGCTCATGAATTAAGGGTAAAAGAAAGAGATGAGGCACACACACAAACACAGGCACTGCAAGCTCAGATCAGCAAGAAGTCCAATCAAGATGGAGTAAAAAACAAGAAATGGAAGGGCAAGTCAAGATGGCACCAGAAACAGGATCAAGATGAGGAGGCTGGAGGTTCAAGAAGTCAACAAAACAGTGATAATAAAAGCAAGAAACCATCTGGCAAGAAGAAGTTTGACAAAAGGAGGGTCCAatgttataattgtcaaaaatatgggCATTTTGCAGATGAATGCAGATCCAAGAAAGAACAAAGAGATGATGGTGAAGTTCAATTGGCCCAGGCAGACAGTTTTGACTCAGATGAAGTGTTACTGATGGCTTCTACAAGCATGGAGGATGACTGTCCAGGATTGTGGTACCTTGACACAAGGTGCTCGAATCACATGATTGGCCATAAAGATTGGTTTGTAAGTATTGATGAGAAGGTGAAAAGGGAAATCAGATTTGCAGATAACAGCACAGTAACAGATGAAGGAGTTGGCAAGATCTTGATTTAA
- the LOC101505718 gene encoding uncharacterized protein isoform X2 has protein sequence MSNTAFKVAVLGSGISGAVCASTLARNGVSVTLFDSARGPGGRMSQRREKTEDGKELHFDHGAPFFSVSKPEVVHLVQEWELRGLVAEWKEKFGSFDFQTLKFDNLEQEGLSKRFVGVPGMNSICKALCNESGVESKFGVGIGRVEWLEDEKLWSLIGVDGQNLGQFKGLVASDKNIVSTRTAEVTGRLPPLDLKLLPELSEKLHNLPVRPCFAVMLAFAEPLSSIPVKGFSVKNSKVLRSAYCDSSKPGRSATSERWVLHSTAEYAENVIAQAGLNKPSEVTLNKVAEELFQEFQSTGANISQPFFKRAHRWGSAFPATSVAPEEKCLWDRNKRLAICGDFCVSPNVEGAIHSGLAAALRLKDISSSCL, from the exons ATGAGTAACACAGCCTTCAAGGTTGCTGTCTTGGGTAGTGGAA TTTCAGGAGCAGTTTGTGCATCAACTCTTGCTAGAAATGGAGTTTCTGTTACACTCTTTGACTCAGCTAGAGGCCCTGGTGGACGCATGTCCCAAAGaag AGAGAAAACTGAAGATGGCAAGGAGCTGCATTTCGACCATGGTGCTCCGTTTTTCTCGGTTAGCAAGCCGGAAGTGGTCCATCTAGTTCAAGAATGGGAGTTGAGGGGTCTCGTAGCTGAATGGAAAGAAAAGTTTGGCTCATTTGATTTTCAAACCCTTAAATTTGACAACTTAGAGCAG GAAGGATTAAGCAAGAGATTTGTGGGTGTTCCAGGCATGAATTCTATATGCAAAGCATTATGCAACGAGAGTG GTGTGGAAAGCAAGTTTGGTGTGGGAATTGGAAGAGTTGAATGGTTGGAAGATGAGAAATTGTGGTCATTGATAGGGGTAGATGGACAAAACCTTGGTCAGTTTAAAGGACTTGTTGCATCAGATAAGAATATAGTTTCTACGAGAACCGCAGAAGTTACCGGTCGGTTGCCACCACTTG ATCTGAAGTTGCTGCCTGAGTTGTCAGAAAAGTTGCACAATCTTCCTGTTAGGCCATGTTTCGCAGTAATGCTGGCATTTGCAGAGCCTCTATCATCG ATTCCAGTTAAAGGCTTCTCagttaaaaattctaaagttTTACGCTCGGCTTACTGTGATAGCAGCAAGCCAGGCCGTTCTGCTACAAG TGAAAGATGGGTTCTTCATTCGACAGCAGAGTATGCAGAGAATGTAATTGCTCAAGCGGGGCTCAACAAGCCCTCAGAAGTTACATTGAATAAAGTGGCTGAAGAGCTTTTCCAAGAATTTCAAAGTACAGGGGCTAACATATCACAGCCCTTTTTCAAGAGAGCTCATAGATG GGGGAGTGCATTTCCAGCTACTAGTGTTGCACCAGAGGAAAAATGTCTTTGGGACAGAAACAAGAGACTAGCCATATGTGGTGACTTTTGTGTTAGCCCTAATGTTGAAGGAGCCATACACAGTGGATTAGCAGCAGCTTTAAGGCTTAAAGATATTAGTTCTAGCTGTTTATAG
- the LOC101505387 gene encoding photosystem II 10 kDa polypeptide, chloroplastic encodes MASSVMASLSLKPTPFTIEKSSVKGLPSISRPFRVVASGIKKIKTDTPYGTGGGMDLPNGLDASGRKQKGKGVYQFVDKYGANVDGYSPIYEPKDWSATGDVYAGGTTGLAIWAVTLAGLLAGGALLVYNTSALSQ; translated from the exons atggcATCTTCAGTAATGGCTTCTTTGAGTCTGAAACCAACCCCTTTCACAATTGAGAAATCTTCAGTGAAAGGACTTCCTTCAATTTCAAGGCCCTTCAGAGTTGTGGCCAGTGGTATCAAGAAGATTAAGACTGACACACCTTAtg GAACTGGTGGTGGCATGGACCTTCCCAATGGACTTGATGCTTCTGGCAGGAAACAAAAG GGAAAGGGTGTTTACCAGTTTGTGGACAAATATGGTGCTAATGTTGATGGATACAG TCCTATCTATGAACCCAAGGACTGGTCTGCAACCGGTGACGTCTACGCCGGAG GTACGACTGGGTTGGCTATATGGGCAGTAACTCTAGCTGGTCTTCTGGCTGGTGGTGCACTTCTTGTCTACAACACAAGTGCTTTGTCACAATAG
- the LOC140918951 gene encoding uncharacterized protein — MEDPHNNNNVNPFFISNLNNFGLVLVTHSLIGENYGSWCRAMVMALIGHNKLGFAYGSIVQPAEDDPQFLAWRCNNSIGASWILNFVSKEIQASTIYSNSASEIWANLHMRFHQNNGLHIFQLKKISFLALKFLHIHVRGQILLSDPFPHLNRVLAIVTQDDKQIQVRSSQPPSETAMACVVQTKNPKSKGKKYRPICTHCGLLGHTKYKCFKLHGFPTCYKSINQSKPSHSINQVVDSNFGSSEPPQLNSQQYQQLIY; from the exons ATGGAGGATccccacaacaacaacaatgtcAATCCCTTCTTCATCTccaatttgaataattttggTCTTGTGCTTGTTACCCATTCCCTTATAGGGGAAAATTATGGTTCTTGGTGTCGTGCCATGGTGATGGCGCTAATTGGTCACAACAAATTAGGTTTTGCATACGGTTCCATCGTGCAACCTGCTGAAGACGATCCCCAATTTCTTGCATGGCGATGCAACAATAGCATTGGGGCCTCTTGGATCCTcaattttgtttcaaaagaaATTCAAGCTTCCACAATCTACTCAAACTCTGCTTCTGAGATTTGGGCTAACCTTCACATGCGATTTCATCAAAACAATGGGCTTCACATTTTTCAGTTAAAAAAGATCTCCTTTCTTGCACTCAAGTTTCTTCATAT CCATGTTCGTGGTCAGATTTTGTTGAGTGATCCTTTTCCTCATCTGAATCGTGTTCTTGCCATTGTAACTCAAGACGACAAACAAATACAAGTTAGGTCTTCTCAACCTCCTTCTGAAACTGCAATGGCTTGTGTTGTCCAAACCAAGAATCCAAAGTCCAAAGGAAAAAAATATCGTCCTATATGCACTCATTGTGGCCTGTTAGGACATACTAAATACAAGTGTTTCAAACTCCATGGTTTTCCTACATGCTACAAATCAATCAACCAATCTAAGCCTTCTCACTCAATCAATCAAGTTGTCGACTCTAATTTTGGCTCTTCTGAACCTCCTCAACTAAATTCCCAACAATATCAACAATTAATCTATTGA